The genomic window CGTGGTGGACGATGCCATCGTCGTGCTGGAAAACATCACCCGCTACCGGGAAATGGGCCAATCCCCAATGCATGCCGCTCTGAGCGGATCACGGGAAATCGCATTCACCGTTCTTTCGATGAGCGTCTCGCTCATCGCCGTCTTCATTCCGATCCTGCTGATGGGCGGGATGGTGGGAAGGCTGTTTCGCGAATTCGCCGTCATCCTCTCCGTTGCGATCCTGATATCGCTGGTAGTTTCCCTCACCCTGACACCGATGATGTCGGCAAGGCTGCTGCGACTGGAAAAGCGGGCGGTCCACGGCATGCTCTACCGAGCCAGCGAGGCGATGTTCGACTGGATGCAGGGTGCCTACCGGAAAACGCTCCGCTGGGCCATCGGGCATGCAGCGCTCATGCTTGCGCTCATGCTCTTCATGGTCGGGCTCAATGTCTGCCTCTTCATTGTTGTGCCCAAGGGGTTTTTTCCGGAACAGGACACGGGCCGGATTGCAGGCTCCATTCAGGCGGCGCAGGACATTTCCTTTCAGGCCATGCGCAACAAACTGGCGCAGATCGTGGGGATCATCCAACAGGACCCGGATGTGGAATACGTGGCCGGGTTTACGGGAGGCGGGGGCGGGGGCGGGTCCACCACGAACACCGGCAGGATGTTCATTGCCCTCAAACCCTTCGAGGAGCGCCGTTCAACGGCCCGTGAAATCATCGGCAGGCTGCGCAGGAAACTGGTGCAGGTCCCCGGCGCGCCCACCTTCCTGCAGCCCGTTCAGGATCTGCGCGTCGGCGGGCGGATCAGCAACGCCCTGTACCAGTACACCCTCCAGGCAGACGATCCGCGGGAGCTCAACCAGTGGGCCGAGCGCCTGATGCAGAAACTGCGCGCCATCCCGGCACTGGTCGATCTGAGCAGCGATCAGCAGAACCAGGGCCGGGAGGCATCCCTGGTGATCGACCGGCCCACGGCGGCCCGCCTCGGGATCACCCCCCAGGCCATCGACAACGTCCTCTACGATGCCTTCGGCCAGCGCCAGGTATCCATCCATTATACCTTGCTCAACCAGTACCATGTGGTGATGGAACTCGCTCCCCGTTTCCTTCAACACCCGCAAACCCTGCAAGACATCTACGTGCCATCCTCCGGCGGCAGACAGGTCCCCCTGAGCGCCTTCACCCATTATGAACCGAGGGCAACCGCCCTTGCGGTCAACCACCAGGGCCAGTTCCCCTCGATCACCCTGTCCTTCAATCTCGCCTCGGGGGTAGCCCTCGGGGATGCGGTCACGGCCATCGAGAAAGCCACCCGGCAGATCGGCATGCCTTCCAGTATCCGCGGAAACTTCACCGGAACGGCCCAGGCATTCAAAGCATCGCTTGCCAACGAGCCGTTCCTGATCCTTGCGGCGCTCACGGCGGTGTACATCGTGCTCGGCATTCTGTATGAAAGCACCATCCACCCGCTGACCATTCTCTCCACCCTGCCATCGGCCGGAGTGGGGGCCGTGCTGGCCTTGATGGCGCTGAAAACGGACCTGAGCCTCATCGCCATCATCGGGGTGATCCTGCTGATCGGCATCGTCAAGAAAAACGGGATCATGATGGTGGATTTCGCGCTCGAGGCCGAACGCAGGCAGGGCCTTGCCCCGGAGGAGGCCATTTTCCAGGCCTGTCTGCTGCGGTTTCGGCCGATCATGATGACGACCATGGCGGCCCTTCTCGGGGCACTGCCGCTGGCGCTGGGCAATGGTGTGGGCGCCGAGTTGCGCCGGCCGCTCGGCATCGCGGTGGTCGGCGGGCTGATTTTCAGCCAGATGCTCACCCTCTACACCACCCCGGTGGTCTACCTGTTCCTGGACCGCCTGAGGCTGTGGATCGCCGCCAGGCGCAGAACCGGATTTCTCACGCTGTAATCGTTGTCGTTGTCGTTGTCGTTATCGTTATCGTTGTCGTTGTCGTTATCGTTGTCGTAGTCGTAGTCGTTATCGTTGTCGTTGTCGTAGTCGTAGTCGTTATCGTTGTCGTAGTCGTAGTCGTTATCGTTGTCGTAGTCGTAGTCGTTATCGTTGTCGTAGTCGTAGTCGTTATCGTTGTCGTAACCACACCCCCCTCTTCCCCTCAGCAGGCACAGGGGCATGGATCATAACCGCTCGGGCAAGCGGATTCGTTATGACGACGTTATCGGGTTTGAGGAGACCCAGGAGGGGGAAAGGCAACCTTCAAGCCATTTCTATGCGAATTCTTCTGCCTAACGCTACAGCAGCGCTTTCGATCGTAGAAAGGTTCACGGACGTATTCATCGGGTCAAGAAGCCTGTTGACCGCCGCGCGACTCGTATGCATTCTTTTCGCCATTTCCGTTTTGGTTATTTTTGCTTTTCTCATCGCCTCTTCAATCTGATAGGCGATCACCCTCTTGGCGGCTACGGCTTCAGACTGTGCAAGCATCCCTTCTTCTTCCAAAAATTCGTCAAATGAACTTCCGAGACCGTTTTTCATCCCATTTCCTTTTTTCGTTTTTTGGCCAACTCAACCTCTTCTTTCGGGGTCTTTTGGCTTTTCTTGATAAAAGCGTTCAACAGAATCATTTTGTCCTCGACAATCGTGAAAATAACCCTTGCAATCTTTTTATCCGATATGTCGCTTCTGACCTCATAAAGCCCGTCGCCCAAAGGTTTTGCGACAGGCATTCCGATCGGCCAACCGTATTCGACCGTTTTGATATCGTTGCCGATCATTTGCCGATCATCGACAGCCAAGGATTTAAGCCATTCCCTTACCGGCTCATTGCCTGCCGGGGTCCGGTAAAAATACGCCTTTATCTTTTTTCCCATGGCATATTGAATCATTTTTGGTCCACATTGTAAAGCAATGTGTTTTGAAATATATAGTGCCTGAACGGAAATCCCGTTTTGGGTAAAACCTGAGCCGGAGGGCAGGCTGTTTTGCGATGCGGCGGGAAAATACTGCAGTAGGCAGCCGGCAGTGGGGAGTGTGGCCCGTCATCCCGGCGAAATCCTGCCTCTGGCAGGAGGGGGCAGAATGTGCTGGTGTTGCCATTGGCGCTGTCGAAATGAGGAAAGAAGAACCACCATGACCCGTTTGAAATGGAAGAAACTCCTGCTGGCCGCTGCCCTGCTGGTGAGCATGAGCGCCTGCACCGTCGGGCCGGATTATGTGCGACCGGCCGTGGATGCGCCCGCCGCCTACAAGGAAATGGATGGCTGGAAAGCCGCAAGCCTCCGGGGGGAGAGGGCGGGGCATATCGATGAGGCATGGTGGCGGCTTTACGGAGATCCCCTGCTCGACGAGATGGAGGCGCGGGTGATCGCCGCCAACCCGGATATCGCCATCGCAGAGGCGCAGTTTCGACAGGCCCGGTCGCTTGCGCAATCGGCCCGAGCCGGGCTGTTTCCGCAACTGCGCGCCGGCGCCTCGATCCAGCGTTCCGCCGCATCGGAAAATGCCGGCAAGGCAAACGGCGGGGTGACCGTATCGGATGATCTGTTGCCGATCGACCTTTCCTGGGAACTGGATTTGTGGGGCCGGATCCGGCGCAGCGTGGAAGCCGGATCGGCCGGCGCCCAGGCCAGCGCTGCGGATTTGGCAGGTGTGCGGTTGAGCATCCAGGCGGAGCTGGCCCAGGATTATCTGCAATTGCGCATCCTCGACACCCAGAAGCGGGTGCTGGACGCAACCGTCGCCCGGTATGCGCAGGCGCTCACCCTGACCACCAACCGGTACAACAGCGGAGTGGTTTCCCGGGCCGATGTGCTCCAGGCGCAGACGCAACTGCAGGCAACCAGCGCCCAGGCAATCGATGCGGCCCTGCAGCGCAGCCAACTGGAGCATGCCATGGCGATCCTGGTTGGCAAGAGCCCGGCTGAATTCGCCGTTCCCGTCTCGGAAACCTTGCCGGACATACCGGAAATCCCGGTAGCCGTTCCCTCCGAACTTCTGGAGAAACGGCCCGACATCGCCGCTGCCGAACGGCGCATGGCTTCGGCCAACGCCCAGATCGGCATGGCCGAAGCCGCTTTTTACCCGACCCTGCAATTGGGCGCATCGGCAGGCTTTGAAGCCTCCCATATCGATCAGTGGCTGAGCTGGCCGAGCCGTTTCTGGGCCGTCGGTCCGTCGGTCTCGCAACTCGTCTTTGACGGCGGACTGCGCAAGGCCCAGAAAGAGCAGGCCCTGGCCGCATACGATGCGACGGTGGCATCGTATCGAAAAACCGTGTTGGGCGCCTTTCAGGAAGTGGAAGACAAGCTGGCGGCCATTCACAGGCTGGGTGAGGAAGCCCGCATGCAAAGCGCCTCGGTCCAGGCCGCCCGGGAAGCCGCTCAGCTTGTCGTAAACCAGTACCGGGCAGGCACAGTCGGCTATCCCAGTGTCATCGTGGCCCAGACGGCAGAGCTCGCCGCAGAGAAGGCGCTGCTCGATATCCAGGGCAGGCAACTCGCGGCAAGCGTTCTGCTGATCAAGGCCCTGGGCGGGGGATGGGAGAGGGAAGAGAGAGAAGAGAAGGAATAGCCTTTCACAATCGTTGTCGTAATCCCTTTCCTTGTTCTTATCGTTGTCCCGGTCCCGGTCCTTATCGTTGTCGTTGTCGTTGTCNNNNNNNNNNNNNNNNNNNNNNNNNNNNNNNNNNNNNNNNNNNNNNNNNNNNNNNNNNNNNNNNNNNNNNNNNNNNNNNNNNNNNNNNNNNNNNNNNNNNNNNNNNNNNNNNNNNNNNNNNNNNNNNNNNNNNNNNNNNNNNNNNNNNNNNNNNNNNNNNNNNNNNNNNNNNNNNNNNNNNNNNNNNNNNNNNNNNNNNNNNNNNNNNNNNNNNNNNNNNNNNNNNNNNNNNNNNNNNNNNNNNNNNNNNNNNNNNNNNNNNNNNNNNNNTCGTTGTCGTTGTCGTAATCGTAATCGTTGTTCTTGTCGTTATCGTCACTCTTGTCGTTATCGTAATCCAAATCGTTGTCGTTGTCGTTATCGTAATCGCAATTGCAATCGCAATTCGTACTCATCGATCATGACAGTGATATGGATTACGACGATAATATGGGCTACGAATACGATAGGGACAGGGATTGGGATTGGGACAGGAAGAGGAAGAGGAAGAGGAACAACACGATTTCGATTTCGATTACGATTACGACAACGATAACGACAACGACAACGATAGGGAGAGGGAGAGGGACAACACGATCACGATTACGATTACGACAA from Desulfatirhabdium butyrativorans DSM 18734 includes these protein-coding regions:
- a CDS encoding multidrug efflux RND transporter permease subunit, encoding MNVSAVFIRRPVATTLLTIGLVLSGIVSFRLLPVSPLPQVDFPTIQVTASLPGADPETMSTSVAAPLERQFGRIAGVTEMTSASYRGSTSITLQFDLSRDIDGAARDVQGAINAARGDLPPNLPSNPSYRKVNPSDAPILILSLTSDTLTKARLYDVASTILQQRLSQIDGVGQIFVGGGSLPAVRVALNPLKLSQYGIGLEKVRAFLAGTNVNRPKGNVSSGNRVWEIDTNDQLREARDYLPLVITYRSGAAVRLADVAEVTDSVEDVRAAGMVNGKPAVMLIIRRQPGANIIETVDNVRRLLPHLQAAIPRAIDLSVTLDRSPPIRGSLRDVGWTLVVSGILVILVVFWFLRNLRATLIPAVAITVSIIGTFSVMYLSGYSLNNLSLMAMTIATGFVVDDAIVVLENITRYREMGQSPMHAALSGSREIAFTVLSMSVSLIAVFIPILLMGGMVGRLFREFAVILSVAILISLVVSLTLTPMMSARLLRLEKRAVHGMLYRASEAMFDWMQGAYRKTLRWAIGHAALMLALMLFMVGLNVCLFIVVPKGFFPEQDTGRIAGSIQAAQDISFQAMRNKLAQIVGIIQQDPDVEYVAGFTGGGGGGGSTTNTGRMFIALKPFEERRSTAREIIGRLRRKLVQVPGAPTFLQPVQDLRVGGRISNALYQYTLQADDPRELNQWAERLMQKLRAIPALVDLSSDQQNQGREASLVIDRPTAARLGITPQAIDNVLYDAFGQRQVSIHYTLLNQYHVVMELAPRFLQHPQTLQDIYVPSSGGRQVPLSAFTHYEPRATALAVNHQGQFPSITLSFNLASGVALGDAVTAIEKATRQIGMPSSIRGNFTGTAQAFKASLANEPFLILAALTAVYIVLGILYESTIHPLTILSTLPSAGVGAVLALMALKTDLSLIAIIGVILLIGIVKKNGIMMVDFALEAERRQGLAPEEAIFQACLLRFRPIMMTTMAALLGALPLALGNGVGAELRRPLGIAVVGGLIFSQMLTLYTTPVVYLFLDRLRLWIAARRRTGFLTL
- a CDS encoding helix-turn-helix domain-containing protein produces the protein MKNGLGSSFDEFLEEEGMLAQSEAVAAKRVIAYQIEEAMRKAKITKTEMAKRMHTSRAAVNRLLDPMNTSVNLSTIESAAVALGRRIRIEMA
- a CDS encoding type II toxin-antitoxin system RelE/ParE family toxin; translated protein: MGKKIKAYFYRTPAGNEPVREWLKSLAVDDRQMIGNDIKTVEYGWPIGMPVAKPLGDGLYEVRSDISDKKIARVIFTIVEDKMILLNAFIKKSQKTPKEEVELAKKRKKEMG
- a CDS encoding efflux transporter outer membrane subunit; translation: MTRLKWKKLLLAAALLVSMSACTVGPDYVRPAVDAPAAYKEMDGWKAASLRGERAGHIDEAWWRLYGDPLLDEMEARVIAANPDIAIAEAQFRQARSLAQSARAGLFPQLRAGASIQRSAASENAGKANGGVTVSDDLLPIDLSWELDLWGRIRRSVEAGSAGAQASAADLAGVRLSIQAELAQDYLQLRILDTQKRVLDATVARYAQALTLTTNRYNSGVVSRADVLQAQTQLQATSAQAIDAALQRSQLEHAMAILVGKSPAEFAVPVSETLPDIPEIPVAVPSELLEKRPDIAAAERRMASANAQIGMAEAAFYPTLQLGASAGFEASHIDQWLSWPSRFWAVGPSVSQLVFDGGLRKAQKEQALAAYDATVASYRKTVLGAFQEVEDKLAAIHRLGEEARMQSASVQAAREAAQLVVNQYRAGTVGYPSVIVAQTAELAAEKALLDIQGRQLAASVLLIKALGGGWEREEREEKE